The Alnus glutinosa chromosome 1, dhAlnGlut1.1, whole genome shotgun sequence region aaacttCGCTTACTCATTTTAAGTCTAAGCAGTTTTATAATCATATATAATTCATAACCttgaagtttaatttttttttattttttaaagagctATTAGTAGATAAGGTGATGAGAATAATTTCAATACATTTACAAATGGAATAACCAAATTAAAGATTTAAGCTAGATACATTGTTTAGCAGCACTAGGCATTTGACAGAGACATACACCTAGCTGTTGCGTTTTGAAGACAAGTTTAATTTTGAGAGCGACTGAGCGAGAGGTCGAAAATCACTACAGTCAAAAAAggacaagaaaaaaaacatgagGCACACTTTTCAcaaatcttaattttttgaagACCATCAATGCTATTAATTTTTGTACTCAGAGCTGAATTTGAGAACTTGGGGGGAAtgtatgttttttttgaaaaatatttttgctttaattcaaaattattataatgCAAATTATAAAAGTCTTCTAAACTAAAAGTtcagaaggaaaagaaaaggtggaAACTGGTAACTAGCTAGAGTTTTTACCTTAATGGTGAAGGAACTAATTAGCATGGTTTCGTCAACAGCTTTGATGCCTACGTTGAGAATTTCAAACGAGAGATCTTCCAGGGTGGAAATTATTTTCGTGGCTTGCCCAGGAATCCGAGGAGACACAGTCTTCAAAAGAAGATTTGGACCTGAAAACTTCACCTCCACGTCTGCTATTGAAGACTTAGAATTTGCGACGAGCTCATTGACATTATCATTGATGGAGGAAGTAGACGATGAAGAAGGAGAAGGTTCGAGCGAAGTAGTAGCCATGGTCGGGGAGAGGTAACCTTGTTGCAGCCTGGGCTTGTAAGGGCTGCTTGGCTGTGGAGTTCTTGGGCTAATTGGTAGGTTTAGTCTAGGGCTTAGTGGTGGCTTTCTAGGGCTAAGTACTGGTGAGGGTCTTGGACTTGAAACATTAAGCCTAGGGCTTAGCACTTCGCTATAAACTTTTCGTTGCTTCTTGGCTTCAAGCGAATGTAGAACTTGCTGCAACTCGTTGATGTAATCCACCACTCCTCCAATTATCGATGCTTGATCTCCCTAAACCGTAGcagaataaatttaattacttctaaaatatattcaacacaAATAATTAGTGTAATTAAGTAACTTGAAGGATACAATGAATGATCAGTTAAAGGATCCATGGTACAAATGTAAGCTCTAGCTCTTGATGTGACCATGAATATGTGACCCACTAATAACGTGATATTAATTAGAAGAGCAAAcagaaaaaaaacacttttctcttttggaagtctttctttctctattattttttaggaCGAATCAACGCGACTCAAGGCTGAAGTGAAGATGTATAGAGGCAAAGGAAAGCATAGTATAGAGAAGATGTAAGTAGTTCTTACTCTTTTGACATAGAAGCAAGGCATAAGAGACCTCAAGACAGACAAATGCTCATTCATTTGCTTCCTCCGGTTGCGCTCGACAGTAATATGAGACATCCTTTGTTGCCCATCTGGGTTTGCTTCCTCCTCGGAAGTCATCCCGGCAAGCTTGGGCCTCTTTCTCTTTGGTGATGTTTCAAGCTCGGTCTCCGACTGATCTTGGAAAGCGCTGGATGAGGTAGACTTCTGAGAGACCAATCTCGCGGTCTCTTCGCCTTCTTTTGAGCTAAGCACATCTTCGTCAATCGGAGGAAACTCCGCCACACTCTCTAAACTCTCAAAGATGCTAAAAAGATCGTCGTCGGCCAAGTTGGTGTCTCCGAATTCATGTTCTTCAAAAATATCAGAGAAACCGTCACCCATTTtgactattttttaaatttccccGAAAACTGCCCAGAGAAAGTGTAGCGGATCGGATGAGGATAAAAGAGTGGGGACTGAGAAGGAGAAAAGGACCCAGATGGAGAAGTAGAGGTGTAAGCGAGATCGATTGTCAAGATCAAGAATAGTATTGCTAAAAGGCGCAAATTATAGCAGAGCTCAGGTGAAAGAGACTGAACATCGCCATCAACGTCCCTGTTGAGGTGTATGAATTGGCTGGGTTCTTTACCGT contains the following coding sequences:
- the LOC133862471 gene encoding transcription factor SPEECHLESS, which codes for MGDGFSDIFEEHEFGDTNLADDDLFSIFESLESVAEFPPIDEDVLSSKEGEETARLVSQKSTSSSAFQDQSETELETSPKRKRPKLAGMTSEEEANPDGQQRMSHITVERNRRKQMNEHLSVLRSLMPCFYVKRGDQASIIGGVVDYINELQQVLHSLEAKKQRKVYSEVLSPRLNVSSPRPSPVLSPRKPPLSPRLNLPISPRTPQPSSPYKPRLQQGYLSPTMATTSLEPSPSSSSTSSINDNVNELVANSKSSIADVEVKFSGPNLLLKTVSPRIPGQATKIISTLEDLSFEILNVGIKAVDETMLISSFTIKFGIECQLSAEELAHQIQGTFC